The DNA segment CAAAAGCAGCAGCAGGCATACCTCCTCCTATTACTTTACCAAAAGTGACTATATCGGCTTTGATATTATAAATTCCATATGAACCAAGATATGAGGCTCTAAAACCACTCATTACTTCATCAAATATCAAAAGTATATTATACTGATCACAAATTTTTCTTAATTCTTGTAAAAATTCAATTTTACCAGGGACTAATCCCATATTTCCTGCTATAGGTTCTATGATGATGCAAGCTATGTTAGAATCTTTTTCTACTAAGGTTTTAACGCTATTTATATCATTATAGATAGCTACTAAAGTATTTTTAGCTACATCTTCTAAAACTCCTAGAGAACTTGGGGTGTTAAAAGTAGCTGCGCCACTTCCAGCACTAACTAATAAAGAATCAGAATGCCCATGATAACATCCTTCAAATTTAATGATTTTGTCTTTTTTTGTATATCCTCTTGCAAGACGAATTGCGCTCATAGTTGCTTCTGTTCCGCTGCTTACGAAACGAATTTTGTCTAAATGTTCCCAATCTTGTAAAATAAATTTAGCAAGTTTAGTTTCTGCTAAAGTTGGAGCACCAAAACTAGACCCAAGTTCTAATGATTTTTTACAAGCTTTTTCAACATCTTTATCGCAATGACCAAAGAGCAAAGGACCCCAACTTTGAACATAGTCTATGTATGTTTTATCTTCAATATCGGTAATATACGCACCTTTGCCTTGTTTTATAAATAAAGGATTTACCTCCACACTAGTAAAAGCACGCACAGGTGAGTCAACACCACCTGCTATAAATTGACAAGCTTCTTCAAAAGCTTTTTTATTGTTTTTCATTATTTATCCTTTTTATTGTTTTTTTTGATATACATATACAGAGATCGTATTTCTTCTTCTGTTAATGAATAAGTAGGCATAATGCTTTTAAGTCCTTGTTCTTTGCTAAGTACCTTTTGAAAACGTGCATAATCAATATTTTTAATATTTGGTACTACAAAAGGAATTTTTTCATTTTTTTGAATATAGTAACCTAAAATTTTTTCCTCGCCATTTCCATGACATTTTGCACAACTTATACCTCTTGGATTTTGATAAAGAGATTCTTGATATTCTTTTGGAGACATAAAATCTTCTGCAAAAGCATTGATAAAAATAAAAAGCAAAAAAAATATAAATTTCATTATGCACCTTTAACAAAAAAAGAAGTTTTGGTATGATACAATTTTTTAAGTTAAATGAAGCTATAAAACTTAAGGATAAGAATGGTACTTTTAGATGGTAAGCAATTAAGTAATCAAATAAAAGATAAATTAAAAAACGAAGTAATAGAACTAAAAAATAAAGGTATTGAACCTTGCTTAGCTGTGATTTTAGTAGGTGAGGATAATGCGAGCACTACTTATGTAAATTCTAAAGCTAGAGCATGTGAGCAATGTGGAATTAAATCTTTGGTATACAAATTAGATGTTAACACAACACAGAATGAATTATTTGCACTTATAAATACGCTAAATCACGATGATAGTGTAGATGGTATTTTGGTTCAACTTCCTCTTCCTAAGCACATCAATAAAGATATGATTTTAGAAAGTATAAGTTTTAACAAAGATGTAGACGGATTTCATCCTTTTAATGTTGGGAATTTAAATTTAAATTTAAGAGGCGGTTTTCTACCTTGTACTCCTTTAGGGGTAATGAAACTTTTAAAACATTACAGTATAAAATTAGAGGGTGCTGATGTAGTTGTAATAGGCGCTTCAAATATAGTAGGACGTCCTATGGCTACACTTTTATTAAACGCTAATGCTAGTGTGAGTATTTGTCATATATATACTAAAGATTTAAAAGCTTATACAAAAAATGCAGATATTATTATAGTTGCTGCTGGGTGTCCTGATCTTTTAAAAGAAGATATGATAAAAGACGGTGTAGTGGTAGTTGATGTAGGGATTAATAGGGTGAATGGTAAAATAGTTGGTGATGTGGATTTTGATAATGTTAGTAAAAAGACAAGTTTTATTACTCCTGTTCCTGGTGGAGTTGGACCAATGACAATTGCTATGCTTTTAGAAAATACTATAAAATCTGCTAAAAATAGGATACAAGTATGAATTTGTTAAGAAAAATATATAAATTTACACAATCGTGGACTGGAACTTTAGTTATAGTATTATTGGTGATATTTTTCTTTATCCAAGCTTTTACCATTCCAAGTGGCTCTATGAAGAATACTTTATTAGTAGGTGATTTTTTGTTTGTAAAAAAATTTTCATATGGTATACCTACACCACATATACCTTGGGTGGAAATTCCCATTTTACCTGATTTTAATAAAAATGGTCATTTAGTTAGCGGTGAAGGTCCAAAAAGAGGAGATATTGTTGTTTTTAGATATCCACATGAGCCTAAAATCCACTATGTAAAAAGATGCGTAGCAAAAGGTGGCGATGAGGTTATTTTTGCAAATAAAACTTTATATATTCGTATGATTGAAGGTGATGAATATATGAAAGATTTTTATCCTAACAAAACAAAAATAATAGATGGAAAAATATATGTTAAGGAGCCTTATCTTGAAAAAGGAATTCATTATGATGAGAGGGTAGATATTGAAAGTATATTTTTTAGATATTTAAATTTAGGTCAGTTTGCAATGAAACCCATGTCTTTTAATGAATTAGGATCTGATAATATTTATGGCTATAACGCTTATTATTTTAAGGTTCCTGAAAATGAGTATTTTATGATGGGTGATAATCGTGATCATTCTAGTGATAGTAGATTTTGGGGAAGTGTAGATTATAAATTTATAGTAGGACAGCCTTGGTTTATTTATTTTTCGTGGGATGAAGATAAAAAGGTTAGATGGGAAAGAGTGGGGCGTTTAGTAGAAACTATAGAAAACGATAAACGTTTTATTCATCATAATGAAAGCGATATAGAAGCTTTAGAATAATTACTTAAAGAAACAAAAAAATACAAATGTGTAAAGCTTATGTATAGTTTTTACACATTTTCTAAAAAATAATCATATATAAATCAATTAGTATATTTTTTTAAGCTCCAAACTGCAAGAATTACTAGGAAAAAATTTTCAAAGATAAATAAAAGGATAAAAAATGCTAAGTCAAAGATCTCAAAATCTTGGAGAATCTCTAACTTTAGTTATGACTGATATTGCTAAAAATTTGAAAGCAAATGGAGAAAAGGTTATTAGTTTTTCAGCAGGAGAACCTGATTTTGATACTCCAAAAATTATCAAAGATGCGGCAATAAGTGCTATAGAGAAAGGTTGTGGCGCATATACGCCAGTTGTTGGTATAAAAGAAGTAATAGAAGCTATACAATACAAATTTAAAAATGATAACAATCTTGAATATAAAGCAAATGAAATTATCACCAATGTAGGAGCTAAACATTCTTTATTTATGGCAATTGAATGCTTAGTGCAAGAAGGTGATGAGGTAATTATACCTAGTCCTTATTGGGTGAGCTACCCTGAAATGGTTAAATTTGCAGGCGGAACTCCAGTATTTATAGAAGGTGATGCTAAAAATGGTTTTAAGATTACTCCTGAACAATTAAAAAACGCACTTACACCAAAAACAAAGGTTTTGATGTTTAATTCTCCTTCAAATCCTACAGGTTCTATATATTCTAAAGAAGAAATTATTGCTTTAGCTAAAGTTTTAGAAGGAAGTAAGGTCGTAGTTTTAAGTGATGAAATTTATGAAAAGTTGGTGTATGATGGAAAGTTTTATGCATTTGCTCAAGCTAGTGAAGATGCATTTAATAGAACTGTGAGTATAAATGGACTTAGTAAATGTGGAGCTATGCCAGGATGGCGTTTTGGTTATATGGCTAGCAAGATGAGTGATTTTAATAATGCAGTAAAAAAACTTCAAGGACAAAGCACTTCTAATATTTGTTCGATTATACAGCATGCTGCTTTACCAGCTTTATTAGGAAAAGCAAACGCTGATATTGAATCAATGAGACAAGCATTTTTGCAGCGTCGAGGATTAGCTTGTAAAATTTTATCTCAATGTTCAAAATTAAAATTAGAACAAATTCCTCAAGGAGCATTTTATTTATTTATTTCTTGTAAAGAAGTTGATGGTGATTCAATGAGATTTTGTAAAAGATTATTAGAAGAAGAGAAAGTTGCTTTAGTGCCCGGAATAGGATTTGGCATGGAAGGATATTTTAGACTTTCTTATGCTACCAATGAAAAAGATATAGAAGAGGGTTGCCAAAAAATTGTTGATTTTGTGAAAAGATATTAAAAGAATCCGCGTTAAGTGGATTCTTCAAACAACTTATAAGCAAGCTTTTGATATAATTTTTGTAAAAATTATAGGAATTTAAATGCAGTTTAAAGTAGAATATAAAAGTGCAAATGCAAGAGCTTGCAGAATTAAAACTTCTCATAGTGAAATTTTAACTCCAATTTTTATGCCTGTTGGGACTTTAGCTGCGGTTAAAAGCTTAGATGCGGTTGATATGAATGAAATTTTAAATGCAAAGATTATTTTAGCAAATACTTATCATTTATATTTAAGACCTGGTTCAAAAATTATTAATAAAATGGGTGGATTGCATGGTTTTAGTAAGTTTAATGGATCATTTTTGACAGACAGTGGAGGGTTTCAAGCTTTTTCTTTAAATAAAAATTCAAAGCCAAATGAAGGTGGAATAGAATTTAAAAGTCATATTGATGGTAGTTTACATTATTTTACCCCTCAAAGTGTTTTAGATGCTCAATATGATTTTAATTCTGATATTATGATGATTTTAGATGATTTGGTTGCTTTGCCAGCTACTAAGGAGCGTATCGATCTTTCTTTAAAAAGAACTATTAAATGGGCAAAAGAAGCTATTAAATATCATAAAATGAAGCAAAATCAAGGTATAGGCATAGGGCAAAATATTTTTGGGATCATTCAAGGTGGAGTAGATTTTGAAGCCAGAAAACAATGCTCTTTATCGCTTTGTGAAATGGATTTTGATGGTTTGGCTATTGGTGGCTTGAGTGTTGGAGAAGAAAATCAAGTAATGTATGATACAATAGAGGCTATGATGCCTTTTGTTGATGAAGATAGACCAAGATATCTTATGGGGGTTGGGACACCTGAAGACTTGGTTGAAAATGTTTCTCGTGGGGTTGATATGTTTGATTGTGTTATGCCAACTAGAAATGCAAGAAATGGAACTTTTTTTACTAGTTTTGGTAAATTTAATATCAAAAAATCTGATTTTATTACAGATTATTTGCCGATTGATCCTAAATGTTCGTGCTATACTTGTAAAAATTTTTCAAGAGCTTACTTAAATCATTTATTTAAAGCCAAGGAATTAACTTTTTTTCGACTTGCAAGTTTACATAATTTACATTATTATTTAGATTTAGCAAGACAAATGAGAGAAGCTATTATAAAAGATGAATTCGAAAAATTTAAAAAAGAATTTTATAGTCAAAGAATGACTTAAAATAAAAAGTGACTTGTTTTTAAATAATTAGGTATCATAAAATATGGTACGCCCAAGAGGATTCGAACCTCTGACCTTTTGAACCGCAATCAAATGCTCTATCCAGCTGAGCTATGGGCGCATAAAATTAAGCCAAAATTCTATCAAAAAAATCTTAAACTTAGCAAAAATGAGATGTTTTATGAAAATTTTATATTTTTATGTTAATCTTTTCAAAAAATAGCTAACTTTATAAGGTAAAAATATGATTCATAAAATTTTAATAGCTAATAGAGGTGAAATAGCGGTTAGAGTAATACGTGCTTGTAGAGATTTACATATAAAGAGCGTAGCTGTTTATACTGAGCCTGACTATGAATGTTTACATGTTAAAGTGGCGGATGAAGCTTATAGAATTGGCACTGATCCTATACGAGGATATTTAGATGCTCAAAGGATAGTTGAGATTGCGAAAGCATGTGGTGCAGATGCTATCCATCCTGGCTATGGTTTTTTGAGTGAAAATTATGAATTTGCTAAAGAATGTGAAGATGCGGGTATTATTTTTATAGGACCAAAATCTGATGTAATTCGTAAAATGGGAAATAAAAATATTGCAAGATACTTAATGAAAAAAAATGGAATTCCTATAGTTCCTGGTACTGAAAAATTAAATCATTGCACTTTAGAAGAAATTAAACTTCAAGCTTTAAAAATAGGTTATCCTGTTATTTTAAAAGCAAGTGGTGGAGGTGGCGGTAGAGGTATTCGAGTAGTCCACAGGGAAGAAGATTTAGAAAAAGCTTTTGATGCATGCAAAAGAGAAGCACTTAGTTTTTTTAAAAATGATGAAGTTTTTATGGAAAAATATGTTATTAATCCAAGGCATATTGAATTTCAGATTTTGGCTGATAATTATGGAAATATTATTCATCTTTGTGAAAGAGATTGTTCTATACAAAGAAGACATCAAAAAATTATAGAAATAGCTCCTTGTCCAAGTATTTCTGAAAAATTGAGAAAAACCATAGGTGTAACGGCTGTTGCTGCAGCTAAGGCTGTTGGATACACTAATGTTGGGACTGTAGAGTTTTTGCTTGATGATTATAATAAATTTTATTTTATGGAAATGAACACAAGAATTCAAGTAGAGCATCCAATTACAGAAGAAATTACAGGAATTGATCTTGTAACAAGACAAATTCGCATAGCAAATGGTGAAATTTTAGATTTAGAACAAAGTGATATTAAACCAAGAGGTTTTGCTATTGAAGCTAGAATTACAGCTGAAAATGTATGGAAAAATTTTATTCCAAGTCCAGGTAAAATTACTGAGTATTTTCCAGCTTTAGGTCCTTCAGTAAGAGTTGATAGTCATTTATATAAAGGTTATGTTGTTCCTCCTTATTATGATTCTTTATTAGCAAAATTAATTGTAAAAGGTTCAAGTTATGATAGTGCGTTAAATAGACTTGAAAGAGCTTTGAAAGAATTTGTAATTGATGACATTAGAACTACTGTACCATTTTTAATAGCTATTACCAAAATTCGAGAATTTAGAAGAGGGTATTTTGATACTTCGTTTATAGAAACTCATATAGAAGAGCTTTTAGAAAAAACTGAAGATAGACATCAAGAAAATAAAGAAGAAATAATAGCCGCTATTGCTGCAACTTTACAAAAGTTAAAAGAAAGTAGGGAATGATGAATTTTTTGGAAGAATTAAAAGGTATTAAAAAAGAGTTGCAAAAAGAAATCAATATAAAGAAAAATAAAAATAAATTTAGTGCTAATGGGGCTAGTATAAAGAAATCTGATTTAAATTTGATGCAAAAAGAATTATCCTTAAAAAATGAAGAAAATAAACAAAAAAAAGAATTTGAAGATATTTTTTTAAAAGAAGAGCGTCTTGCAAATGAATTTATGGATTTTGTAAAAAATAGTGATATTAAAAAAATAAAATGAATAATATAGGCTTTTGCACTTTAGAAGAAGAGTGTCCATATCTTAATGAAAAAATGTGTAGAAATGAATATAATTATGTTCCTTTGATTACAAAAGAACAAAATCAAGAATTAGTTTCACGAGGATGGAGACGTTTTGGATCATATTTTTCAAGACCTATTTGTAAAGATTGTAATGAATGTCAAAATTTAAGAATAGTAACTCAAAATTTTCATTTTAGTAGAAATTATCGTAGGGTTTTAAAAAAAAATATTGCTACTAAAATTATTTTACAAAAACCTTCTTTGAGTGATGAGCATTTATTACTTTATGAAAAATATCATCACCACCAAAGAGATAAAAAATTATGGAAAATTTATAATTTAAATTTTAGAAAATATTATAATTTATATGTAGATAATGCCAGAAATTTCGGATATGAGCTTGATTTTTATGTTGATAATAAATTAGTCTGTGTAGATTTGATAGATATTTTAAATGATGGAATTTCGAGTATTTATTGTTTTTATGATCCTGATTTTTCTCATTTAAGTCTTGGAAAATATTCTCTTTTGACAGAAATTAAACTTGCTCAACTTAAAAATTTAAAATATATCTATCTAGGATATTTTGTAAAAAAGTGTCAATCTTTATCATATAAAGCCGATTATAGTCCAAATGAAATTTTAGAATACACTAGTGCTTTAAATGAACAAGCGTTTTTATGGTGTTAATTTTTATCGAGAGGATTTTATGCAAGTTGTTCAAACTTTAGAATCAGTTAGTCTTAATACTGATGATTTTTTAATGTTTAGATATTTTCAAGATCTTATCCGTAAAAATTTTTCAAAAGTCATAGGAAATAAAAATAAAACTTTATCTTTTTTTGTAGAGAATGAAATTCCTCAAAGAAGATATTTTTTGAAACTTGTAAATCATAAATACAAAAAAGATACGGGAAATGATATAGATAATCTTGCATTTGCTCATTATAAAACGTTTAAATTAAATTTAGCTCAAGCAAATACATTAAAACCAGTTATTTTTGCTAAAATTGGTTTTGCTCAAAGAAGTATTTTGATTACTTTAAGTTCTAATGAAAAGATTTTTGCTGTGTATTTAGAACAGTATTTTAAAAATCATAAGAGCTCTTATGATGAAAAAAATTGTATTTTTTCTGTCGATTATAAAGATGATACGACTCTAAATTTATTGGAAATTTTAGCTAGTGTTAACGAGCATTTAAAATATTGTGTTGATTTTACCATCAATGAAACACAACTTTTAGAGTTTAGAAATAAAATGAAAAATAAAACTAATACAAACTGGAAATTTAATGCTCTTGCCAAACTTTTTGAAAATTATTTTCAAACTTTAGGTTGTAATAATAACGATGATTTTGCGACTATAAGACAGAATTATTTAAATTTAGTTAAAATTTATCATCCTGATCGCCATCAAGGAAAAAGTAAAATAGAACAAGCTTATTGTAGAGAAGAATTTGAAAAAATTCAACTTGCCTATGAAAGTTTAAAGTCTTTATATAAAAATAATAGTTAATATAAAATAACATCCTTTTAAGTTGTAATTGATTACAATTAGTCTCTTATAAAAAAATAGGATAAAGTTTTTGATTGCCGATAGAAAATTATTTTTTTTAAGCTGTATTTTAATTACCATAGGAATACTTTTTTCTTATTCTCTCAGTGCCTTTACTGTCCTTTATTTAGAATATAATGAATTTCATTTTTTTATTAGACAGCTTTTTTTTGGACTTAGTGGTATTGGTATAATTTATTTTGTTTCGCGACTTAATCCAGATAGTAAACAATCTAAATATTTAATGACAACGATTTTAATAATTTCTTTTTTATGTATTATTATTTTGCCTTTCTTACCTACTTTCTTAGCTACTGCAGCAGGAGGTGCCAAAAGATGGATTAGGCTTGGACCTTTGTCTATTTCTCCTGTTGAATTTTTTAAAATAGGTTTGATATATTTTCTTGCTTGGTCTTATACTAGAAGAATTGATGATAGCAAAAAAGCTATTAAGCATGAAATTTTAATCTTAACTCCATATTTGATATTAGCAAGTATTGTGATTGGTTATATTTATATTACACAAAACGATTTGGGTCAAAGTGCGATTTCGTTTTTTTTAGTTTTTGCTTTGGCATTTTTTGCAGGAGCTAGTAAGAGACTTTTTGCTTTTGGTATTGTAGTAGTTGGAATGATAGGAATTTTGGTAATCTTAAATAACCAAAGAAGAATTCAACGTATTACAGCATGGTGGGGTAATATACAAGATGCATTTTTACCTTTATTTCCAGATTGGATAGCAAACAATTTAAGAGTGGTTCATGGTTCTGAACCTTATCAAATTTCTCATAGCCTAAACGCTATTGCACATGGTGGAATTTTTGGAGAAGGTTTGGGGCTTGGTACTTTTAAATTAGGATTTTTAAGTGAAGTTCATACAGATTTTGTTTTATCTGGAATAACAGAAGAAATTGGACTATTGGGGCTGGCTATAATTTGTTTTATTTATTTACTTGTTATACTTAGAATATTTAGGATAGCTGGAAGATGTGAAAATAAAATGCATTTTTTATTTTGTTCAGGAGTTGCTTTGTTGCTATTATTTTCATTTTTTATGAATGCTTTTGGAATTATTTCTCTTACTCCATTAAAAGGCGTTGCTGTTCCACTTTTAAGCTATGGAGGTAGTTCTATGTGGTCAATTTGCCTTGGCATAGGTTATGTTTTGATGATTAGCAAAAAAGTAAAAATTTAAAATATAAATTATAAAAACTATTCTAAATAATATTTTTTACTTACAAAAGATGTTTTTTTGCTATAATTAATTTAATTTATTGAACAAGGGAGATATTATGGATAAATATAGGCGTTGTGGTATATTATAATTTTTTTAATTTAAATTTAATAATTGAAGGATAAGAAATGAAAAAAATTTTATATGCTATGTTAGCGTTATTTGGTATTTTGGTTTTAGGTGCTTGCTCAGATGATAAAA comes from the Campylobacter insulaenigrae NCTC 12927 genome and includes:
- the hemL gene encoding glutamate-1-semialdehyde 2,1-aminomutase, which gives rise to MKNNKKAFEEACQFIAGGVDSPVRAFTSVEVNPLFIKQGKGAYITDIEDKTYIDYVQSWGPLLFGHCDKDVEKACKKSLELGSSFGAPTLAETKLAKFILQDWEHLDKIRFVSSGTEATMSAIRLARGYTKKDKIIKFEGCYHGHSDSLLVSAGSGAATFNTPSSLGVLEDVAKNTLVAIYNDINSVKTLVEKDSNIACIIIEPIAGNMGLVPGKIEFLQELRKICDQYNILLIFDEVMSGFRASYLGSYGIYNIKADIVTFGKVIGGGMPAAAFAAKAEIMDLLSPLGGVYQAGTLSGNPLAMAAGYANVKKARENEDLYKNLEKLGKKLIKGFKEAANDCGIALQVNCIGSMFGFFFSENPVYNYKDALKSDTKLFSKFHAQMLNKGIYLAPSQFETAFICSRMNKKIIDTTIEAAYESFKTL
- the folD gene encoding bifunctional methylenetetrahydrofolate dehydrogenase/methenyltetrahydrofolate cyclohydrolase FolD; translated protein: MVLLDGKQLSNQIKDKLKNEVIELKNKGIEPCLAVILVGEDNASTTYVNSKARACEQCGIKSLVYKLDVNTTQNELFALINTLNHDDSVDGILVQLPLPKHINKDMILESISFNKDVDGFHPFNVGNLNLNLRGGFLPCTPLGVMKLLKHYSIKLEGADVVVIGASNIVGRPMATLLLNANASVSICHIYTKDLKAYTKNADIIIVAAGCPDLLKEDMIKDGVVVVDVGINRVNGKIVGDVDFDNVSKKTSFITPVPGGVGPMTIAMLLENTIKSAKNRIQV
- the lepB gene encoding signal peptidase I; translation: MNLLRKIYKFTQSWTGTLVIVLLVIFFFIQAFTIPSGSMKNTLLVGDFLFVKKFSYGIPTPHIPWVEIPILPDFNKNGHLVSGEGPKRGDIVVFRYPHEPKIHYVKRCVAKGGDEVIFANKTLYIRMIEGDEYMKDFYPNKTKIIDGKIYVKEPYLEKGIHYDERVDIESIFFRYLNLGQFAMKPMSFNELGSDNIYGYNAYYFKVPENEYFMMGDNRDHSSDSRFWGSVDYKFIVGQPWFIYFSWDEDKKVRWERVGRLVETIENDKRFIHHNESDIEALE
- a CDS encoding pyridoxal phosphate-dependent aminotransferase encodes the protein MLSQRSQNLGESLTLVMTDIAKNLKANGEKVISFSAGEPDFDTPKIIKDAAISAIEKGCGAYTPVVGIKEVIEAIQYKFKNDNNLEYKANEIITNVGAKHSLFMAIECLVQEGDEVIIPSPYWVSYPEMVKFAGGTPVFIEGDAKNGFKITPEQLKNALTPKTKVLMFNSPSNPTGSIYSKEEIIALAKVLEGSKVVVLSDEIYEKLVYDGKFYAFAQASEDAFNRTVSINGLSKCGAMPGWRFGYMASKMSDFNNAVKKLQGQSTSNICSIIQHAALPALLGKANADIESMRQAFLQRRGLACKILSQCSKLKLEQIPQGAFYLFISCKEVDGDSMRFCKRLLEEEKVALVPGIGFGMEGYFRLSYATNEKDIEEGCQKIVDFVKRY
- the tgt gene encoding tRNA guanosine(34) transglycosylase Tgt translates to MQFKVEYKSANARACRIKTSHSEILTPIFMPVGTLAAVKSLDAVDMNEILNAKIILANTYHLYLRPGSKIINKMGGLHGFSKFNGSFLTDSGGFQAFSLNKNSKPNEGGIEFKSHIDGSLHYFTPQSVLDAQYDFNSDIMMILDDLVALPATKERIDLSLKRTIKWAKEAIKYHKMKQNQGIGIGQNIFGIIQGGVDFEARKQCSLSLCEMDFDGLAIGGLSVGEENQVMYDTIEAMMPFVDEDRPRYLMGVGTPEDLVENVSRGVDMFDCVMPTRNARNGTFFTSFGKFNIKKSDFITDYLPIDPKCSCYTCKNFSRAYLNHLFKAKELTFFRLASLHNLHYYLDLARQMREAIIKDEFEKFKKEFYSQRMT
- a CDS encoding acetyl-CoA carboxylase subunit A translates to MIHKILIANRGEIAVRVIRACRDLHIKSVAVYTEPDYECLHVKVADEAYRIGTDPIRGYLDAQRIVEIAKACGADAIHPGYGFLSENYEFAKECEDAGIIFIGPKSDVIRKMGNKNIARYLMKKNGIPIVPGTEKLNHCTLEEIKLQALKIGYPVILKASGGGGGRGIRVVHREEDLEKAFDACKREALSFFKNDEVFMEKYVINPRHIEFQILADNYGNIIHLCERDCSIQRRHQKIIEIAPCPSISEKLRKTIGVTAVAAAKAVGYTNVGTVEFLLDDYNKFYFMEMNTRIQVEHPITEEITGIDLVTRQIRIANGEILDLEQSDIKPRGFAIEARITAENVWKNFIPSPGKITEYFPALGPSVRVDSHLYKGYVVPPYYDSLLAKLIVKGSSYDSALNRLERALKEFVIDDIRTTVPFLIAITKIREFRRGYFDTSFIETHIEELLEKTEDRHQENKEEIIAAIAATLQKLKESRE
- a CDS encoding arginyltransferase, which encodes MNNIGFCTLEEECPYLNEKMCRNEYNYVPLITKEQNQELVSRGWRRFGSYFSRPICKDCNECQNLRIVTQNFHFSRNYRRVLKKNIATKIILQKPSLSDEHLLLYEKYHHHQRDKKLWKIYNLNFRKYYNLYVDNARNFGYELDFYVDNKLVCVDLIDILNDGISSIYCFYDPDFSHLSLGKYSLLTEIKLAQLKNLKYIYLGYFVKKCQSLSYKADYSPNEILEYTSALNEQAFLWC
- a CDS encoding adenylosuccinate lyase is translated as MQVVQTLESVSLNTDDFLMFRYFQDLIRKNFSKVIGNKNKTLSFFVENEIPQRRYFLKLVNHKYKKDTGNDIDNLAFAHYKTFKLNLAQANTLKPVIFAKIGFAQRSILITLSSNEKIFAVYLEQYFKNHKSSYDEKNCIFSVDYKDDTTLNLLEILASVNEHLKYCVDFTINETQLLEFRNKMKNKTNTNWKFNALAKLFENYFQTLGCNNNDDFATIRQNYLNLVKIYHPDRHQGKSKIEQAYCREEFEKIQLAYESLKSLYKNNS
- the ftsW gene encoding putative lipid II flippase FtsW, producing MIADRKLFFLSCILITIGILFSYSLSAFTVLYLEYNEFHFFIRQLFFGLSGIGIIYFVSRLNPDSKQSKYLMTTILIISFLCIIILPFLPTFLATAAGGAKRWIRLGPLSISPVEFFKIGLIYFLAWSYTRRIDDSKKAIKHEILILTPYLILASIVIGYIYITQNDLGQSAISFFLVFALAFFAGASKRLFAFGIVVVGMIGILVILNNQRRIQRITAWWGNIQDAFLPLFPDWIANNLRVVHGSEPYQISHSLNAIAHGGIFGEGLGLGTFKLGFLSEVHTDFVLSGITEEIGLLGLAIICFIYLLVILRIFRIAGRCENKMHFLFCSGVALLLLFSFFMNAFGIISLTPLKGVAVPLLSYGGSSMWSICLGIGYVLMISKKVKI